In the genome of Nonlabens sp. MB-3u-79, one region contains:
- a CDS encoding sensor histidine kinase, producing the protein MEGIIGNIFIGLLLGLVIIYFLAAADRQEQNDKRQQRGQEQNRRQLQRDQILKELAHRPSENSIPKTKAVTLLYQFAASKNHFTLKDIEQGTRILQRHYAESIENKMAYKMNFPEKELLRFEPKETLQLLAIINEALYNSVTHSQASFVFSIASVAHGKLNVITHDNGIGYDRRVNPDHNGINSIKKAVQDLKGDLKLTSSIGNGTIVNVEIPIHW; encoded by the coding sequence ATGGAAGGAATTATAGGGAATATTTTTATTGGTCTTCTGTTAGGGCTGGTGATTATTTACTTCCTAGCAGCAGCAGATAGACAGGAGCAAAATGACAAGCGACAGCAAAGAGGACAAGAGCAAAACAGACGGCAACTTCAACGGGACCAAATACTAAAGGAATTAGCTCATAGGCCATCGGAAAACAGCATACCCAAAACGAAGGCGGTAACATTGCTTTATCAATTTGCAGCCAGTAAAAACCACTTTACTTTAAAAGACATCGAACAGGGTACTAGAATTCTTCAAAGGCATTATGCAGAAAGCATCGAAAATAAGATGGCTTATAAAATGAACTTTCCCGAAAAAGAACTTCTCCGTTTTGAGCCTAAAGAAACCTTACAACTGCTTGCGATCATCAACGAAGCTTTATATAACTCCGTTACTCATTCTCAAGCCAGTTTTGTTTTTAGTATTGCATCTGTAGCACATGGAAAATTGAACGTCATCACACACGATAATGGTATAGGATACGACCGAAGAGTAAACCCAGATCACAACGGAATTAATAGTATTAAAAAAGCTGTGCAAGATTTAAAAGGAGATTTAAAACTGACAAGCAGCATAGGTAACGGTACCATAGTCAACGTAGAAATACCTATTCATTGGTAA